In the genome of Populus trichocarpa isolate Nisqually-1 chromosome 6, P.trichocarpa_v4.1, whole genome shotgun sequence, one region contains:
- the LOC18100789 gene encoding probable sugar phosphate/phosphate translocator At1g06470 isoform X2: MELNGCNLENRNRGSHDDSEEDKCVPFDIENSRRRNSDVDSDVNGIAMDSLSVKKSPPTPVSAADILKTLFFILVWYTFSTFLTLYNKTLLGDDMGRFPAPLLMNTFHFTMQAVLSTAITWYWSDRFRPNVAMSWKDYFIRVVPTALGTAFDVNLSNVSLVFISVTFATMCKSAAPIFLILFAFAFRLESPSAKLFGIIMVISVGILLTVAKETEFEFWGFVFVMLAAVMSGFRWCMTQILLQKEAYGLKNPLTLMSYVTPVMAISTGLLSLVLDPWHEFNKTSYFNNSWHVARSCLLMFFGGTLAFFMVLTEFVLISVTSAVTVTIAGVVKEAVTILVAVIYFHDKFTWLKGAGLLIIMVGVGLFNWYKYQKLQKGQTNVATKYVILDEMDDLDDGT; encoded by the exons ATGGAATTGAATGGCTGTAATTTAGAGAACAGAAACAGAGGGAGTCATGATGATTCTGAAGAAGACAAGTGCGTTCCCTTCGACATTGAAAACTCTAGGAGGAGGAATTCTGATGTCGATTCCGATGTCAATGGCATCGCCATGGATTCTTTGTCGGTTAAGAAGTCTCCTCCTACTCCTGTATCTGCTGCTGATATTTTGAAGACtctgttttttattcttgtttggTACACTTTCAGCACTTTTTTAACCTT GTACAATAAGACTCTGTTAGGAGATGATATGGGGAGATTTCCAGCTCCGTTGCTGATGAATACTTTCCATTTCACAATGCAAGCTGTTTTATCCACGGCTATTACTTGGTACTGGTCTGATCGGTTTCGGCCGAATGTTGCTATGTCGTGGAAGGATTATTTTATAAGAG TTGTACCAACAGCTCTTGGAACTGCATTCGATGTTAACTTGAGCAATGTGTCCCTTGTTTTCATCTCTGTTACATTTGCCACAATG TGTAAATCTGCAGCTCCAATATTTCTCATTCTATTTGCCTTTGCATTCAG gttggaATCTCCAAGCGCTAAGCTTTTTGGTATCATCATGGTAATCTCTGTTGGAATTTTATTAACAG TTGCGAAAGAGACAGAATTTGAGTTTTGGGGCTTTGTATTTGTTATGCTTGCTGCTGTAATGTCTGGATTTCGCTGGTGCATGACTCAAATTCTCTTGCAG aaagaagcataTG GTTTGAAAAATCCACTTACATTGATGAGCTATGTCACTCCAGTGATGGCAATTTCAACCGGTCTTCTTTCTCTTGTCTTAGATCCATGGCATGAATTTAACAAAACAAGTTACTTCAATAATTCATGGCATGTTGCTCGGAGTTGCCTGCTCATGTTTTTTGGGGGAACACTCGCTTTTTTCATG GTTTTAACGGAGTTTGTTCTTATTTCAGTAACTAGTGCCGTCACAGTGACAATAGCTGGTGTTGTCAAGGAGGCTGTGACTATATTG GTTGCGGTTATTTATTTCCATGATAAATTTACCTGGTTGAAAGGTGCTGGGCTTTTGATTATTATGGTTGGTGTCGGCTTATTCAACTGGTACAA GTACCAAAAGCTACAGAAGGGCCAAACAA ATGTTGCAACGAAGTATGTTATCCTTGATGAGATGGATGATCTAGATGATGGCACTTGA
- the LOC18100789 gene encoding probable sugar phosphate/phosphate translocator At1g06470 isoform X1 — protein MELNGCNLENRNRGSHDDSEEDKCVPFDIENSRRRNSDVDSDVNGIAMDSLSVKKSPPTPVSAADILKTLFFILVWYTFSTFLTLYNKTLLGDDMGRFPAPLLMNTFHFTMQAVLSTAITWYWSDRFRPNVAMSWKDYFIRVVPTALGTAFDVNLSNVSLVFISVTFATMCKSAAPIFLILFAFAFRLESPSAKLFGIIMVISVGILLTVAKETEFEFWGFVFVMLAAVMSGFRWCMTQILLQKEAYGLKNPLTLMSYVTPVMAISTGLLSLVLDPWHEFNKTSYFNNSWHVARSCLLMFFGGTLAFFMVLTEFVLISVTSAVTVTIAGVVKEAVTILVAVIYFHDKFTWLKGAGLLIIMVGVGLFNWYKYQKLQKGQTSENDSAGSSPTNVATKYVILDEMDDLDDGT, from the exons ATGGAATTGAATGGCTGTAATTTAGAGAACAGAAACAGAGGGAGTCATGATGATTCTGAAGAAGACAAGTGCGTTCCCTTCGACATTGAAAACTCTAGGAGGAGGAATTCTGATGTCGATTCCGATGTCAATGGCATCGCCATGGATTCTTTGTCGGTTAAGAAGTCTCCTCCTACTCCTGTATCTGCTGCTGATATTTTGAAGACtctgttttttattcttgtttggTACACTTTCAGCACTTTTTTAACCTT GTACAATAAGACTCTGTTAGGAGATGATATGGGGAGATTTCCAGCTCCGTTGCTGATGAATACTTTCCATTTCACAATGCAAGCTGTTTTATCCACGGCTATTACTTGGTACTGGTCTGATCGGTTTCGGCCGAATGTTGCTATGTCGTGGAAGGATTATTTTATAAGAG TTGTACCAACAGCTCTTGGAACTGCATTCGATGTTAACTTGAGCAATGTGTCCCTTGTTTTCATCTCTGTTACATTTGCCACAATG TGTAAATCTGCAGCTCCAATATTTCTCATTCTATTTGCCTTTGCATTCAG gttggaATCTCCAAGCGCTAAGCTTTTTGGTATCATCATGGTAATCTCTGTTGGAATTTTATTAACAG TTGCGAAAGAGACAGAATTTGAGTTTTGGGGCTTTGTATTTGTTATGCTTGCTGCTGTAATGTCTGGATTTCGCTGGTGCATGACTCAAATTCTCTTGCAG aaagaagcataTG GTTTGAAAAATCCACTTACATTGATGAGCTATGTCACTCCAGTGATGGCAATTTCAACCGGTCTTCTTTCTCTTGTCTTAGATCCATGGCATGAATTTAACAAAACAAGTTACTTCAATAATTCATGGCATGTTGCTCGGAGTTGCCTGCTCATGTTTTTTGGGGGAACACTCGCTTTTTTCATG GTTTTAACGGAGTTTGTTCTTATTTCAGTAACTAGTGCCGTCACAGTGACAATAGCTGGTGTTGTCAAGGAGGCTGTGACTATATTG GTTGCGGTTATTTATTTCCATGATAAATTTACCTGGTTGAAAGGTGCTGGGCTTTTGATTATTATGGTTGGTGTCGGCTTATTCAACTGGTACAA GTACCAAAAGCTACAGAAGGGCCAAACAAGTGAAAATGACTCGGCTGGGTCATCCCCAACAAATGTTGCAACGAAGTATGTTATCCTTGATGAGATGGATGATCTAGATGATGGCACTTGA
- the LOC18100790 gene encoding AIG2-like protein D isoform X2, which produces MAMAAAAGGNQVHNVFVYGSLLADDVVRALLSRIPQSSPAILNGYHRFSIKGRVYPAILPVENKKVSGKVLHGITDPELYILDEYEDVEYERVTVDVSLMDNSNKTQALAYVWSDKNDPNLYGEWDFEEWKRTQMEDFAKMSAEFRQDLEQPESKTRIATYESFYQQDGGRPLMP; this is translated from the exons ATGGCAATGGCGGCAGCAGCAGGCGGCAATCAGGTCCACAACGTGTTTGTGTACGGCAGCCTTCTTGCTGATGACGTTGTTCGTGCCCTCTTGAGTCGCATCCCTCAATCCTCTCCAGCCATCCTCAACGGCTA TCACAGGTTTAGCATAAAAGGGCGTGTCTACCCTGCAATTTTACCTGTGGAGAACAAGAAAGTCTCAGGCAAG GTTCTACATGGCATCACGGATCCAGAATTATACATTTTAGATGAATATGAGGATGTTGAGTATGAAAGAGTCACTGTTGATGTTTCTTTGATG GACAATTCTAATAAGACACAAGCACTTGCTTATGTTTGGTCAGACAAAAATGACCCCAACTTGTATGGGGAATGGGATTTTGAG GAATGGAAAAGGACACAGATGGAGGATTTTGCCAAGATGTCTGCTGAGTTTAGGCAAGATCTTGAGCAGCCTGAATCAAAGACAAGAATAGCCACTTATGAATCCTTCTATCAGCAGGATGGCGGTCGTCCCCTCATGCCCTGA
- the LOC18100790 gene encoding AIG2-like protein D isoform X5 has protein sequence MAMAAAAGGNQVHNVFVYGSLLADDVVRALLSRIPQSSPAILNGYHRFSIKGRVYPAILPVENKKVSGKVLHGITDPELYILDEYEDVEYERVTVDVSLMEWKRTQMEDFAKMSAEFRQDLEQPESKTRIATYESFYQQDGGRPLMP, from the exons ATGGCAATGGCGGCAGCAGCAGGCGGCAATCAGGTCCACAACGTGTTTGTGTACGGCAGCCTTCTTGCTGATGACGTTGTTCGTGCCCTCTTGAGTCGCATCCCTCAATCCTCTCCAGCCATCCTCAACGGCTA TCACAGGTTTAGCATAAAAGGGCGTGTCTACCCTGCAATTTTACCTGTGGAGAACAAGAAAGTCTCAGGCAAG GTTCTACATGGCATCACGGATCCAGAATTATACATTTTAGATGAATATGAGGATGTTGAGTATGAAAGAGTCACTGTTGATGTTTCTTTGATG GAATGGAAAAGGACACAGATGGAGGATTTTGCCAAGATGTCTGCTGAGTTTAGGCAAGATCTTGAGCAGCCTGAATCAAAGACAAGAATAGCCACTTATGAATCCTTCTATCAGCAGGATGGCGGTCGTCCCCTCATGCCCTGA
- the LOC18100790 gene encoding AIG2-like protein D isoform X3, whose protein sequence is MAMAAAAGGNQVHNVFVYGSLLADDVVRALLSRIPQSSPAILNGYHRFSIKGRVYPAILPVENKKVSGKVLHGITDPELYILDEYEDVEYERVTVDVSLMDNSNKTQALAYVWSDKNDPNLYGEWDFEAQGQISSCMIKSISLSATPKGMEKDTDGGFCQDVC, encoded by the exons ATGGCAATGGCGGCAGCAGCAGGCGGCAATCAGGTCCACAACGTGTTTGTGTACGGCAGCCTTCTTGCTGATGACGTTGTTCGTGCCCTCTTGAGTCGCATCCCTCAATCCTCTCCAGCCATCCTCAACGGCTA TCACAGGTTTAGCATAAAAGGGCGTGTCTACCCTGCAATTTTACCTGTGGAGAACAAGAAAGTCTCAGGCAAG GTTCTACATGGCATCACGGATCCAGAATTATACATTTTAGATGAATATGAGGATGTTGAGTATGAAAGAGTCACTGTTGATGTTTCTTTGATG GACAATTCTAATAAGACACAAGCACTTGCTTATGTTTGGTCAGACAAAAATGACCCCAACTTGTATGGGGAATGGGATTTTGAG GCACAAGGACAAATCTCTTCATGCATGATCAAAAGTATTAGTCTTAGCGCAACCCCAAAAG GAATGGAAAAGGACACAGATGGAGGATTTTGCCAAGATGTCTGCTGA
- the LOC18100790 gene encoding AIG2-like protein D isoform X1: protein MAMAAAAGGNQVHNVFVYGSLLADDVVRALLSRIPQSSPAILNGYHRFSIKGRVYPAILPVENKKVSGKVLHGITDPELYILDEYEDVEYERVTVDVSLMDNSNKTQALAYVWSDKNDPNLYGEWDFEAQGQISSCMIKSISLSATPKGKRTRWNRGYNAFMPGQQQYYLVKKRTCRFVMAASFGKVAVSQVMRAQDGIRPTPRFFRFFLQ, encoded by the exons ATGGCAATGGCGGCAGCAGCAGGCGGCAATCAGGTCCACAACGTGTTTGTGTACGGCAGCCTTCTTGCTGATGACGTTGTTCGTGCCCTCTTGAGTCGCATCCCTCAATCCTCTCCAGCCATCCTCAACGGCTA TCACAGGTTTAGCATAAAAGGGCGTGTCTACCCTGCAATTTTACCTGTGGAGAACAAGAAAGTCTCAGGCAAG GTTCTACATGGCATCACGGATCCAGAATTATACATTTTAGATGAATATGAGGATGTTGAGTATGAAAGAGTCACTGTTGATGTTTCTTTGATG GACAATTCTAATAAGACACAAGCACTTGCTTATGTTTGGTCAGACAAAAATGACCCCAACTTGTATGGGGAATGGGATTTTGAG GCACAAGGACAAATCTCTTCATGCATGATCAAAAGTATTAGTCTTAGCGCAACCCCAAAAGGTAAGAGAACGAGATGGAATCGAGGTTATAATGCTTTCATGCCTGGTCAACAACAGTATTATCTTGTTAAGAAACGTACTTGTAGATTTGTCATGGCTGCGTCATTTGGTAAAGTCGCTGTGTCTCAGGTGATGCGAGCTCAAGATGGAATCAGGCCTACACCTAGGTTCTTTCGTTTCtttcttcaataa
- the LOC18100790 gene encoding AIG2-like protein D isoform X4 — MAMAAAAGGNQVHNVFVYGSLLADDVVRALLSRIPQSSPAILNGYHRFSIKGRVYPAILPVENKKVSGKVLHGITDPELYILDEYEDVEYERVTVDVSLMDNSNKTQALAYVWSDKNDPNLYGEWDFEAQGQISSCMIKSISLSATPKGDASSRWNQAYT; from the exons ATGGCAATGGCGGCAGCAGCAGGCGGCAATCAGGTCCACAACGTGTTTGTGTACGGCAGCCTTCTTGCTGATGACGTTGTTCGTGCCCTCTTGAGTCGCATCCCTCAATCCTCTCCAGCCATCCTCAACGGCTA TCACAGGTTTAGCATAAAAGGGCGTGTCTACCCTGCAATTTTACCTGTGGAGAACAAGAAAGTCTCAGGCAAG GTTCTACATGGCATCACGGATCCAGAATTATACATTTTAGATGAATATGAGGATGTTGAGTATGAAAGAGTCACTGTTGATGTTTCTTTGATG GACAATTCTAATAAGACACAAGCACTTGCTTATGTTTGGTCAGACAAAAATGACCCCAACTTGTATGGGGAATGGGATTTTGAG GCACAAGGACAAATCTCTTCATGCATGATCAAAAGTATTAGTCTTAGCGCAACCCCAAAAG GTGATGCGAGCTCAAGATGGAATCAGGCCTACACCTAG
- the LOC18100791 gene encoding gamma-glutamylcyclotransferase 2-1, with the protein MVFWVFGYGSLVWNPGFEYDEKVIGFIKDYRRVFDLACIDHRGTPESPARTCTLENVEGAICWGAAYCVRGGPERERLAMEYLERRECEYDKKTLVDFDKEGEPSEPALTGVIVFTSTPDKVSNKYYLGPAPLEEMARQIATAHGPCGNNRDYLFSLERAMFAIGHEDDTVIELAKEVRRVLGTKGNGIPVEKKISGSSPAALKSHMPALQLRSLQEAVVMDS; encoded by the exons AtggttttctgggtttttgGCTATGGTTCATTGGTGTGGAACCCAGGTTTTGAATATGATGAGAAAGTGATTGGCTTTATCAAGGACTACAGGCGTGTTTTTGATCTTG CTTGCATTGATCACAGAGGTACACCTGAAAGTCCTGCAAGAACTTGCACGTTGGAAAATGTTGAAGGAGCTATTTGC tGGGGAGCTGCTTATTGTGTTCGGGGAGGTCCTGAAAGGGAAAGATTGGCAATGGAG TATTTGGAAAGGAGAGAATGCGAATATGATAAAAAGACCCTCGTAGACTTTGACAAG GAAGGGGAACCCTCGGAGCCTGCTTTAACTGGAGTTATAGT TTTTACTTCCACTCCAGACAAGGTATCAAACAAGTACTACCTTGGGCCTGCCCCGTTGGAGGAAATGGCTAG GCAAATTGCAACTGCTCATGGACCATGCGGGAACAACAGAGACTATCTGTTCTCGCTAGAAAGAGCCATGTTTGCTATAG GTCATGAAGATGACACGGTGATTGAACTGGCAAAAGAGGTGAGGAGGGTTCTTGGAACTAAAGGGAATGGAATTCCCGTGGAGAAGAAGATATCTGGGTCATCCCCAGCTGCTCTCAAATCCCACATGCCAGCCCTTCAACTTCGTTCACTTCAAGAAGCAGTCGTGATGGACTCTTAA
- the LOC18100792 gene encoding uncharacterized protein LOC18100792 yields MEVIVNKKKRRKEQRESKNNNQLRVSSSTPRTRSQVSPEWTTKEALILVNEIAAVEKDCLKALSTYQKWKIIVDNCVVLDVARNLNQCRTKWNSLVNEYNLIKNWDKESESRSDFYWSLESERRREFGLPENFNDELFRAIDDYMWCHKEHPDTDPDPDPDPDTDSEKPDLLHAITNPGTKKQRWRSKSLRTPMEEKTHKCCREDNSQTIHAEEKPQERCVEENSQIYCTVEKPQRVHAEEEHQESQVQESTQIYNAGGKLQTIHAEEDPQESCAEEEPHTIHAEEEPEESPAEEHPQPCCSKEKPRAIHLEEETQERYLEENHQTCCTNEKPQSILAETQLQESHEEEKPQKCRRKENSQNAHGDEKPKIHRGRKKKMPSTEEMKQMMVEKLHENAEMIQAVVNGNFPEMADLEAADSKNIEGFKTDLIRRQGDKLIACLQNIVNSINQFPCLLQECD; encoded by the exons ATGGAGGTAATTGTTAATAAGAAGAAGCGTAGAAAGGAACAACGAGAGAGCAAGAATAATAATCAATTGCGTGTTTCTTCGAGCACTCCACGCACGCGTTCTCAGGTATCCCCGGAGTGGACAACTAAAGAAGCGTTGATTCTAGTGAATGAGATCGCTGCTGTTGAAAAGGATTGTTTGAAAGCTTTATCTACCTATCAGAAATGGAAGATCATTGTCGATAACTGCGTTGTCCTGGATGTTGCCCGGAATTTGAATCAATGTCGGACTAAGTGGAACTCCTTGGTTAATGAGTACAACCTGATTAAAAATTGGGACAAGGAGTCTGAGTCCCGGAGTGACTTCTATTGGTCTTTGGAGAGTGAAAGGAGAAGGGAGTTCGGACTTCCTGAGAATTTTAATGATGAACTTTTCAGAGCTATTGATGATTATATGTGGTGCCACAAGGAACACCCAGATACGGATCCGGATCCAGATCCAGATCCAGATACTGACTCTGAAAAGCCTGACTTGCTTCATGCAATAACAAACCCCG GGACCAAGAAACAAAGGTGGCGGTCAAAGTCTCTGAGAACCCCTATGGAAGAAAAGACACACAAATGCTGCAGAGAGGATAACTCTCAAACAATCCATGCAGAAGAGAAACCTCAGGAAAGATGTGTGGAAGAAAATTCTCAGATATACTGCACAGTGGAAAAGCCTCAGAGAGTCCATGCTGAAGAAGAACATCAGGAAAGTCAGGTGCAAGAAAGCACTCAGATATACAATGCTGGGGGAAAGCTTCAGACAATCCATGCAGAAGAGGATCCTCAGGAAAGTTGTGCAGAAGAAGAACCTCATACTATCCATGCAGAAGAGGAACCTGAGGAAAGCCCTGCGGAAGAGCACCCTCAGCCATGCTGCTCAAAGGAAAAGCCTCGGGCAATCCATTTAGAAGAGGAAACTCAGGAAAGATATTTGGAAGAAAATCATCAGACATGCTGCACAAATGAAAAGCCTCAGTCAATCCTTGCAGAAACACAACTTCAGGAAAGTCACGAGGAAGAAAAGCCTCAGAAATGCCgtagaaaagaaaattctcaaaatgcCCATGGGGATGAGAAGCCTAAAATCCATCGTGGACGTAAAAAGAAAATGCCCAGCACAGAAGAGATGAAGCAAATGATGGTGGAAAAACTTCATGAGAATGCTGAAATGATCCAGGCTGTAGTTAATGGCAACTTTCCTGAGATGGCAGACCTCGAAGCTGCTGATTCAAAGAACATCGAGGGCTTCAAAACTGACCTTATAAGACGTCAAGGGGACAAGCTTATTGCATGCCTTCAAAATATTGTCAACAGTATTAACCAGTTCCCATGTCTTCTCCAAGAATGTGACTAG
- the LOC18100793 gene encoding uncharacterized protein LOC18100793 isoform X1: MINTSTASGDTLIDIHSSGRHVTFPDENNQSNQLRASVPLLLQPSYARSKSLLFDELRNFRISLKWCALDHSTCIGKFVSCFIFVFLAIILPIVSSLSIRVPSSAPANDPISYNKLVQLPESVLALISFFSLFRFFKRYGLRQLLFLDDLQEDSLFIRRGYSRELDKAFRYLACILLPSFFVEVAHKIIFFSTVKIWLPCNVFPGNIPLNSIMFVLVLASWVYRTGVFLLVCVLFRLTCELQILRFEGLHKLFDGCESDAGVIFREHVRIKKQLSFTSHRYRFFIISCLVTITVSQFGSLLLVLGFNNEKNFFNSGDLVICSAVQLCGFFLCLLGAARITHRAQGIVSMATRWHMIVASASASARIDQGKSHVPEADGTLASNTEDSESDSSDNFIAISSQDPCSFQTRQALVAYLQHNNGGITLFGFALDRGLLHTLFAFEFSLVLWILSKVVVLS; this comes from the exons ATGATCAACACCTCCACCGCTTCTGGTGACACCCTAATAGATATCCATTCCTCTGGTCGACATGTAACTTTTCCCGACGAAAACAATCAGTCCAACCAGCTGCGGGCTAGTGTACCCTTGTTACTTCAACCATCATATGCTAGATCAAAATCATTACTCTTCGATGAGCTACGTAATTTTCGAATAAGCCTTAAATGGTGTGCACTTGATCATTCCACCTGCATAGGAAAATTTGTGTCCTGCTTCATCTTCGTATTCCTTGCCATTATTCTCCCTATTGTAAGCTCCCTTTCCATTAGAGTCCCATCCTCGGCACCAGCTAATGACCCCATTTCTTACAACAAGCTGGTGCAGCTTCCTGAGTCTGTCTTGGCTTTAATATCTTTCTTTAGTCTTTTCCGTTTCTTCAAAAGGTACGGTCTGCGCCAACTCTTGTTCCTGGATGACTTACAAGAGGACTCATTGTTCATTCGACGTGGATACTCCCGCGAGCTCGATAAGGCTTTTCGGTACCTAGCCTGCATACTGTTACCATCTTTCTTTGTCGAAGTTGCACACAAAATCATATTCTTCTCCACAGTCAAAATATGGTTACCGTGTAATGTTTTTCCTGGCAATATTCCATTGAACTCCATCATGTTTGTGTTGGTGTTGGCATCATGGGTTTATAGGACAGGAGTGTTCTTGTTGGTTTGTGTCCTGTTTCGGTTGACTTGTGAGCTCCAGATACTTAGATTTGAAGGGCTTCACAAGTTGTTTGATGGTTGTGAATCGGATGCAGGTGTCATATTTAGGGAGCATGTCAGGATTAAGAAACAATTGTCCTTTACAAGCCACAGATATCGGTTCTTTATCATATCCTGTTTGGTTACAATTACAGTTAGTCAATTCGGATCATTGTTGCTGGTTTTGGGATTCAACAATGAgaaaaatttcttcaattccGGAGACCTTGTG ATTTGTTCAGCAGTTCAACTATGTGGATTCTTCTTATGTTTGCTAGGAGCTGCTAGAATCACACATAGAGCTCAAGGTATTGTGTCAATGGCAACTAGATGGCATATGATTGTTGCATCAGCATCTGCATCTGCCAGGATAGACCAGGGGAAAAGCCACGTGCCAGAAGCTGATGGGACTCTAGCATCCAATACCGAAGACAGCGAGTCTGATTCTTCAGATAATTTCATTGCAATTTCCTCACAGGATCCATGTTCTTTCCAAACCAGGCAAGCTTTAG TGGCATATTTGCAACACAACAATGGGGGGATCACGCTGTTTGGATTTGCACTTGATCGAGGATTGCTTCATACTCTCTTCGCTTTTGAGTTCTCTTTGGTGCTATGGATTCTGAGTAAAGTGGTGGTTTTATCTTAA
- the LOC18100793 gene encoding uncharacterized protein LOC18100793 isoform X2 produces MINTSTASGDTLIDIHSSGRHVTFPDENNQSNQLRASVPLLLQPSYARSKSLLFDELRNFRISLKWCALDHSTCIGKFVSCFIFVFLAIILPIVSSLSIRVPSSAPANDPISYNKLVQLPESVLALISFFSLFRFFKRYGLRQLLFLDDLQEDSLFIRRGYSRELDKAFRYLACILLPSFFVEVAHKIIFFSTVKIWLPCNVFPGNIPLNSIMFVLVLASWVYRTGVFLLVCVLFRLTCELQILRFEGLHKLFDGCESDAGVIFREHVRIKKQLSFTSHRYRFFIISCLVTITVSQFGSLLLVLGFNNEKNFFNSGDLVICSAVQLCGFFLCLLGAARITHRAQGIVSMATRWHMIVASASASARIDQGKSHVPEADGTLASNTEDSESDSSDNFIAISSQDPCSFQTSGIFATQQWGDHAVWICT; encoded by the exons ATGATCAACACCTCCACCGCTTCTGGTGACACCCTAATAGATATCCATTCCTCTGGTCGACATGTAACTTTTCCCGACGAAAACAATCAGTCCAACCAGCTGCGGGCTAGTGTACCCTTGTTACTTCAACCATCATATGCTAGATCAAAATCATTACTCTTCGATGAGCTACGTAATTTTCGAATAAGCCTTAAATGGTGTGCACTTGATCATTCCACCTGCATAGGAAAATTTGTGTCCTGCTTCATCTTCGTATTCCTTGCCATTATTCTCCCTATTGTAAGCTCCCTTTCCATTAGAGTCCCATCCTCGGCACCAGCTAATGACCCCATTTCTTACAACAAGCTGGTGCAGCTTCCTGAGTCTGTCTTGGCTTTAATATCTTTCTTTAGTCTTTTCCGTTTCTTCAAAAGGTACGGTCTGCGCCAACTCTTGTTCCTGGATGACTTACAAGAGGACTCATTGTTCATTCGACGTGGATACTCCCGCGAGCTCGATAAGGCTTTTCGGTACCTAGCCTGCATACTGTTACCATCTTTCTTTGTCGAAGTTGCACACAAAATCATATTCTTCTCCACAGTCAAAATATGGTTACCGTGTAATGTTTTTCCTGGCAATATTCCATTGAACTCCATCATGTTTGTGTTGGTGTTGGCATCATGGGTTTATAGGACAGGAGTGTTCTTGTTGGTTTGTGTCCTGTTTCGGTTGACTTGTGAGCTCCAGATACTTAGATTTGAAGGGCTTCACAAGTTGTTTGATGGTTGTGAATCGGATGCAGGTGTCATATTTAGGGAGCATGTCAGGATTAAGAAACAATTGTCCTTTACAAGCCACAGATATCGGTTCTTTATCATATCCTGTTTGGTTACAATTACAGTTAGTCAATTCGGATCATTGTTGCTGGTTTTGGGATTCAACAATGAgaaaaatttcttcaattccGGAGACCTTGTG ATTTGTTCAGCAGTTCAACTATGTGGATTCTTCTTATGTTTGCTAGGAGCTGCTAGAATCACACATAGAGCTCAAGGTATTGTGTCAATGGCAACTAGATGGCATATGATTGTTGCATCAGCATCTGCATCTGCCAGGATAGACCAGGGGAAAAGCCACGTGCCAGAAGCTGATGGGACTCTAGCATCCAATACCGAAGACAGCGAGTCTGATTCTTCAGATAATTTCATTGCAATTTCCTCACAGGATCCATGTTCTTTCCAAACCAG TGGCATATTTGCAACACAACAATGGGGGGATCACGCTGTTTGGATTTGCACTTGA